Proteins from one Pseudarthrobacter sp. BIM B-2242 genomic window:
- a CDS encoding ABC transporter permease has translation MSNPEHTFLTGNSVADERAAAAPATSAGAARADASATAPAKGWSPAGVRSRNWARLPLGVIIPAILLVSWQVASSTGMFSVVQLPPPAMVLGAAGELLGRGELGTHIAISTQRVVIGFLIGAALGLILGATVGLSKIADALLAPTIGALRAVPSLAWVPLLILWLKIGEDSKVTLIIIGAFFPVFTTVSLALRHVDRNLVEAARAFGLKGVRLLTTVQLPAVVPAVFSGLRLALAQAWLFLVAAELIASSMGLGFLLIDSQNNGRTDRLFLAIVLLAVIGKLTDALLGLAEKWAVKRWA, from the coding sequence ATGAGCAATCCGGAACACACCTTCCTCACCGGCAACAGTGTTGCGGATGAGCGCGCTGCAGCCGCTCCCGCAACATCGGCAGGCGCCGCCCGGGCGGATGCTTCGGCAACCGCTCCGGCAAAGGGATGGTCTCCCGCCGGGGTCCGTTCACGGAACTGGGCGCGCCTGCCCCTTGGCGTGATCATTCCGGCGATCCTGCTGGTCTCCTGGCAGGTGGCATCGTCCACCGGCATGTTCAGTGTGGTCCAACTGCCGCCCCCTGCAATGGTGCTGGGCGCAGCCGGCGAACTCCTGGGCCGCGGCGAACTGGGCACCCACATTGCCATTTCCACCCAGCGTGTGGTGATCGGATTCCTCATCGGCGCCGCATTGGGCCTCATCCTGGGAGCCACTGTGGGCCTGTCGAAAATTGCCGACGCCCTCCTGGCACCCACCATCGGTGCATTGCGCGCCGTCCCGTCCCTGGCTTGGGTGCCGCTGCTGATCCTGTGGCTGAAGATCGGCGAAGACTCCAAGGTCACCCTGATCATCATCGGCGCCTTCTTCCCCGTTTTCACCACCGTGTCCCTGGCCCTGCGCCACGTGGACCGAAATCTGGTGGAAGCGGCCCGCGCCTTCGGGCTCAAGGGCGTCAGGCTCCTGACCACTGTGCAGCTGCCCGCTGTGGTGCCGGCAGTCTTTTCCGGGCTGCGCCTGGCACTGGCGCAGGCCTGGCTGTTCCTGGTGGCTGCCGAACTGATCGCCTCCTCCATGGGGCTCGGCTTCCTGCTGATCGACTCACAAAACAACGGCCGCACCGACAGGCTTTTCCTGGCCATCGTGCTGCTGGCCGTGATTGGAAAACTGACGGATGCCCTCCTGGGCCTGGCAGAGAAATGGGCGGTAAAACGATGGGCCTGA
- a CDS encoding aliphatic sulfonate ABC transporter substrate-binding protein, translated as MQHARPFTRRSLLGAAAVAAASALALTGCVAGEGSSGQAAAAGSTAGGTLNIDFATYNPLSLVIKDQGWLEASLKDQGVTVNWIQSAGSNKANEALRSGAIDVGSTAGSAALLARSNGSPIRTISIYSQPEWAALVAPAGSGITSVADLKGKSVAATKGTDPYFFLLQALEEAGLKPGDVTVQNLQHADGRTALENGSVQAWSGLDPIMAGAEQKGATLFYRNLDFNTYGFLNATESFLKDKPELAQAVVNAYEKARAWAAANPDETAQILADVAGLDLAVAKTVVLERSNLDVDAAPGEAQRKVLEKIGPTFVETGDVKTQQQIDDAVASLLDDSLVKKADPSAIKGS; from the coding sequence ATGCAGCACGCACGTCCCTTCACCCGCCGTTCCCTCCTTGGGGCAGCCGCCGTGGCCGCCGCCTCGGCCCTGGCGCTGACCGGCTGCGTTGCTGGTGAGGGCTCTTCCGGCCAGGCCGCGGCTGCGGGCAGCACGGCGGGCGGGACGCTGAACATTGACTTCGCCACCTATAACCCGCTCAGCCTGGTCATCAAGGACCAGGGCTGGCTTGAAGCCTCACTCAAGGACCAGGGCGTCACCGTCAACTGGATCCAGTCCGCCGGCTCAAACAAGGCCAACGAAGCCCTCCGCTCGGGCGCCATCGACGTCGGATCAACAGCAGGCTCCGCAGCCCTCCTGGCCCGCTCCAACGGTTCACCCATCCGCACCATCAGCATCTACTCCCAGCCGGAGTGGGCGGCGCTGGTGGCCCCCGCCGGTTCCGGCATCACGTCCGTCGCCGATCTCAAGGGCAAGTCCGTGGCCGCCACCAAGGGCACCGACCCCTACTTCTTCCTCCTGCAGGCCCTCGAGGAAGCCGGACTGAAGCCCGGCGACGTGACCGTGCAGAACCTGCAGCATGCTGATGGCCGCACGGCCCTGGAGAACGGCTCCGTGCAGGCGTGGTCCGGCCTGGACCCGATCATGGCCGGTGCCGAGCAGAAGGGCGCGACGCTCTTCTACCGGAACCTGGACTTCAACACCTACGGCTTCCTCAACGCCACCGAGTCCTTCCTCAAGGACAAGCCCGAACTGGCGCAGGCCGTGGTGAACGCCTACGAAAAGGCCCGCGCCTGGGCCGCCGCCAACCCGGACGAAACGGCACAGATCCTGGCCGACGTTGCCGGACTGGATCTGGCCGTGGCGAAGACCGTGGTTCTGGAACGCAGCAACCTGGACGTAGACGCCGCGCCCGGTGAGGCGCAGCGCAAAGTACTGGAGAAGATCGGCCCCACGTTTGTGGAAACCGGCGACGTCAAGACTCAGCAGCAGATCGACGACGCCGTGGCCTCCCTTCTCGACGACTCGCTGGTGAAGAAGGCTGATCCGTCAGCCATTAAGGGTTCCTGA
- a CDS encoding ABC transporter ATP-binding protein gives MTAVLTSERAGKTTGSSSALPVSFRGLRRTFGTGDAARTVLRDVTFDVEAGEVLAILGPSGCGKSTLLRAAAGLDSPSAGSVVIQDSAVQGIDPRCAFAFQEPRLLPWHTLQANVAIGLPTGCSAKEGKAKVSRLLELVGLDSFAKHRPREVSGGMAQRASLARALARNPGVLLLDEPFGALDALTRIKMQDLLLDVHKAEPTTVLLVTHDVDEALQLADRIIVLGTADGGQGATIVRTVDVPGSRPRDRASAELATLRVSLLASLGVDGH, from the coding sequence ATGACTGCAGTCCTGACTTCCGAGCGTGCCGGCAAGACCACCGGCTCTTCCTCAGCACTTCCTGTGTCCTTCCGCGGTCTGCGCCGCACCTTCGGGACGGGCGACGCCGCCCGCACTGTCCTGCGCGACGTCACCTTCGACGTCGAAGCAGGGGAAGTCCTGGCCATCCTGGGACCGTCCGGCTGCGGCAAATCAACCCTGCTGCGCGCGGCGGCGGGCCTGGACTCCCCGAGCGCCGGTTCCGTGGTCATCCAGGACAGCGCCGTCCAGGGCATCGATCCCCGCTGTGCGTTTGCTTTCCAGGAACCGCGGCTGCTCCCCTGGCACACCCTGCAGGCCAATGTGGCCATCGGCCTGCCCACCGGCTGCAGCGCCAAAGAAGGCAAAGCCAAGGTGTCCCGCCTGCTGGAACTTGTGGGCCTGGACAGTTTCGCCAAGCACCGCCCCCGCGAGGTCTCCGGCGGAATGGCCCAGCGCGCGTCCCTGGCCCGGGCACTGGCACGCAACCCCGGGGTCCTGCTGCTCGACGAACCGTTCGGTGCGCTGGACGCCCTGACCCGCATCAAGATGCAGGACCTGCTCCTGGACGTGCACAAGGCCGAACCCACCACAGTGCTCCTGGTCACCCACGACGTTGACGAGGCATTGCAGCTGGCGGACCGGATCATCGTTCTCGGAACTGCCGACGGCGGCCAGGGCGCCACGATCGTGCGGACCGTTGATGTGCCAGGCAGCCGTCCCCGCGACCGAGCCTCGGCAGAACTCGCCACGCTGCGCGTCTCCCTCCTGGCCAGCCTGGGTGTCGACGGGCATTGA
- a CDS encoding CoA-binding protein, translating to MGNTNDPAVMERLMRTKGRWAIVGLTTNEWRAAYDTSLFIRDRLGMEIIPVNLPGDPVHGETGYRTLADIPAEKQPVDVVDCFVNSQKVGAVVDQAIAAGAKAIWMQLGVIDEAAAERAKAAGLDVVMNVCPAQQAWKYNL from the coding sequence ATGGGCAACACCAACGATCCTGCAGTCATGGAGCGCCTTATGCGAACCAAGGGGCGGTGGGCCATCGTGGGCCTGACCACCAACGAGTGGCGCGCCGCCTACGACACGTCCCTTTTTATCCGCGACAGGCTCGGGATGGAGATCATTCCCGTGAACCTGCCGGGCGACCCGGTGCACGGCGAAACCGGGTACCGCACCCTCGCGGATATCCCCGCCGAAAAGCAGCCCGTCGACGTCGTGGACTGCTTCGTTAATTCTCAGAAGGTCGGCGCTGTGGTTGACCAGGCCATTGCGGCCGGCGCCAAAGCCATCTGGATGCAGCTGGGCGTCATCGACGAGGCAGCAGCTGAGCGTGCGAAGGCCGCAGGACTGGATGTTGTGATGAACGTCTGCCCGGCGCAGCAGGCGTGGAAATACAACCTCTGA
- a CDS encoding isopenicillin N synthase family oxygenase: MSPDQATIPVLDMSTARQPYGSFSPEFIDQLRDAAHNVGFFQITGYGAAPGQAEELLALIKRFFDLPLEERMKLDNRLSPHFRGYTRMGTEVTQGRADAREQIDFSPEREPVVDYPADQPYWLLQGHNLWPDEAMPELEPAAMAWAELMSEVAMELLRGIAVALGLPEDHFDEPFGDEPAWMGKLVHYVGGVVEAAGDQGVGSHADYGFVTLLLQDEVGGLEVLPHGTTEWATVEPIPGALVVNLGEMLEVATEGYLMATIHRVKAPPPGVDRYSVPFFWSPRLDAVIDPVPLPPELKAQARGLSDDPTNPMLASFGLNMLKGRMRAHPDVTERHYPGLMQR, from the coding sequence ATGTCACCCGACCAGGCCACGATCCCCGTTCTGGACATGAGCACCGCACGCCAGCCGTACGGTTCCTTTAGCCCGGAATTCATCGACCAGCTGCGGGACGCAGCCCATAACGTGGGCTTCTTCCAGATCACTGGTTACGGCGCCGCTCCCGGACAGGCCGAAGAGCTCCTGGCCCTCATCAAGCGTTTCTTCGACCTGCCCCTTGAGGAGCGGATGAAGCTCGATAACCGGCTGTCGCCGCATTTCCGCGGCTACACGCGGATGGGCACGGAAGTCACGCAGGGCAGGGCCGATGCCCGCGAGCAGATCGACTTTTCGCCGGAACGCGAGCCGGTCGTGGACTATCCGGCGGATCAGCCTTATTGGCTCCTGCAGGGCCATAACCTCTGGCCGGACGAGGCAATGCCGGAGCTTGAGCCAGCGGCCATGGCCTGGGCCGAGCTGATGTCCGAGGTCGCCATGGAACTCCTGCGCGGCATCGCCGTGGCCCTCGGCCTGCCGGAGGACCACTTCGACGAACCCTTTGGCGACGAGCCGGCCTGGATGGGCAAGCTGGTGCACTACGTTGGCGGCGTGGTGGAAGCTGCCGGCGACCAGGGTGTGGGCTCACACGCGGACTACGGTTTTGTCACCCTCCTGCTCCAGGACGAGGTGGGCGGGCTGGAAGTGCTGCCGCACGGAACCACCGAGTGGGCCACCGTGGAACCCATTCCGGGGGCGCTGGTGGTGAATCTCGGCGAGATGCTGGAGGTAGCCACCGAGGGCTACCTGATGGCCACCATCCACCGGGTCAAGGCTCCGCCGCCCGGCGTGGACCGCTATTCAGTGCCGTTCTTCTGGTCCCCGCGCCTGGATGCCGTGATCGATCCCGTGCCGCTGCCGCCTGAGCTGAAGGCCCAGGCCCGCGGCCTCTCCGACGATCCGACCAACCCGATGCTCGCCTCATTCGGCCTGAACATGCTCAAGGGCAGGATGCGCGCCCACCCGGATGTCACCGAACGCCACTACCCGGGACTGATGCAGCGCTGA
- a CDS encoding MmcQ/YjbR family DNA-binding protein, whose protein sequence is MDPAQLKAICLSFPGAFEDFPFGPETSVFKVRAAVSGGARQEAKMFALSAMDSEDWSVSLKCEPALAEQLRAAHPEITGAWHMNKTHWNGVRLDGALPDDMVRDMVEDSYDLVVATLSRKQQEQLGWARLSGTPSASALPGGRP, encoded by the coding sequence ATGGACCCAGCACAGCTCAAGGCAATCTGCCTGTCATTTCCAGGTGCATTCGAGGATTTCCCCTTTGGCCCCGAGACGTCCGTGTTCAAGGTCCGCGCCGCCGTTTCCGGCGGAGCCCGGCAGGAAGCGAAAATGTTCGCCCTGTCCGCCATGGACTCCGAGGACTGGTCGGTGAGCCTGAAGTGTGAGCCCGCGCTGGCCGAGCAGCTGCGCGCCGCGCACCCCGAGATTACCGGCGCCTGGCACATGAACAAGACGCACTGGAACGGTGTGCGCCTGGATGGAGCACTGCCTGACGACATGGTCCGGGACATGGTGGAGGACTCCTACGACCTGGTGGTGGCCACGTTGAGCCGCAAGCAGCAGGAACAGCTCGGCTGGGCACGGCTGTCCGGAACCCCTTCAGCGTCCGCTCTCCCGGGAGGACGGCCGTGA
- a CDS encoding DUF1990 family protein, translated as MKGKRLVGGRLDYPGVGATENGRPPEGFPCLVSQVYLGEGVELYRRVAKGILSWELQRRSGLRVRAESDVVRPGTRVVSGFGVGPFRINAPCEVVWVRRPVPGDGPQSAGFGYGTLPGHPARGEEAFEVEVDDTGRVFLKITAFSVPANRFYRAGALVTRAAQRHVTSRYVEGARQLAAGES; from the coding sequence GTGAAGGGCAAGCGCCTGGTGGGCGGCCGGCTCGATTACCCGGGGGTGGGCGCCACTGAGAACGGCCGACCGCCGGAGGGATTCCCCTGCCTGGTATCCCAGGTCTATCTGGGGGAGGGCGTTGAACTGTATCGCCGGGTGGCGAAGGGAATCCTGTCCTGGGAGCTGCAGCGGCGTTCGGGGCTGCGCGTCCGGGCCGAGTCCGACGTCGTCCGTCCGGGAACGCGCGTGGTGAGCGGCTTCGGCGTCGGGCCTTTCCGGATCAATGCCCCCTGCGAGGTGGTGTGGGTCCGGCGGCCCGTGCCCGGCGACGGTCCGCAGTCAGCCGGTTTCGGTTACGGCACGCTGCCCGGACATCCGGCGCGCGGCGAAGAGGCCTTTGAGGTGGAGGTCGATGACACGGGGCGGGTGTTCCTGAAGATCACCGCGTTCAGCGTGCCTGCCAACCGCTTCTACCGTGCAGGTGCCCTGGTGACCCGGGCGGCGCAGAGGCATGTCACTTCGCGATACGTTGAAGGGGCACGCCAACTCGCCGCAGGTGAAAGCTGA
- a CDS encoding putative quinol monooxygenase encodes MIFIVVKFKVKPDWSDRWLGLVDSFTKATREEPGNLWFDWSRSVDDPNEFVLLEAFKDDAAGDHVNSPHFKQAMADMPQALAETPQIISRQFDGDGWDRMGELTI; translated from the coding sequence ATGATCTTTATTGTGGTTAAGTTCAAGGTCAAGCCCGACTGGTCAGACCGCTGGCTCGGCCTTGTGGACAGCTTCACCAAGGCCACCCGCGAGGAACCCGGCAACCTCTGGTTCGACTGGTCCCGCAGTGTGGATGATCCCAACGAGTTTGTCCTGTTGGAAGCCTTCAAGGACGATGCCGCCGGAGACCACGTCAACAGCCCCCACTTCAAGCAGGCAATGGCCGACATGCCCCAGGCCCTGGCTGAGACGCCACAAATCATCAGCCGCCAGTTCGACGGCGACGGCTGGGACCGGATGGGCGAGCTCACCATCTGA
- a CDS encoding DUF503 domain-containing protein: MWVGWIEFDILLGDVQSLKEKRSVIRPLLAELKRRFDVSVAEVGDHDQYRRSQVGAGLVAADRAHLVEVLTAVERFVAARPEIELLSARQRELHSED; the protein is encoded by the coding sequence ATGTGGGTCGGCTGGATTGAATTCGACATCCTCCTGGGCGATGTCCAGAGCCTGAAGGAGAAGCGGTCCGTTATCAGGCCGCTGCTGGCCGAGCTCAAGCGCCGCTTTGACGTCTCCGTCGCTGAGGTGGGGGACCACGATCAGTACCGGCGCTCCCAGGTGGGCGCCGGCCTGGTGGCCGCAGACCGGGCGCACCTGGTGGAAGTGCTCACCGCCGTCGAACGTTTTGTGGCCGCGCGGCCGGAGATTGAGCTGCTCAGCGCCCGCCAGCGGGAGCTCCACAGCGAAGACTGA
- the purL gene encoding phosphoribosylformylglycinamidine synthase subunit PurL → MTTETTKKFNIDTVENAAKTPDTELPWAELGLKQNEFDEVVKVLGRRPTGAELAMYSVMWSEHCSYKSSKNHLRQFGDKVTEEMKKDMLVGIGENAGVTNLGDGWAVTFKIESHNSPSFVEPYQGAATGIGGIVRDIISMGARPVAVMDPLRFGAIDHPDTARVMHGAVAGIGGYGNSLGLPNIGGEMVFDSIYQGNPLVNALAVGVMRHEDIRLANASGKGNKVVLFGARTGGDGIGGASVLASESFDDTKPSKRPAVQVGDPFAEKVLIECCLELFKGSLVEGIQDLGAAGISCATSELASNGDGGMQVELTSVLLRDPTLTPGEILMSESQERMMAVVTPENIKAFEAVMDKWAVEYSWLGEVTDTGRLIITWDGVVIVDVDPRTVAHDGPVYDRPYARPSWQDSVQADSFTGSVQDAGRPSAPAELAAAVTELVASPNMCSKDWITNQYDRYVGGNTALAFPDDAGVVRVDEETGLGVALATDANGRYTYLDPYHGAQLALAEAYRNVATSGAVPMAVSDCLNFGSPEDPDVMWQLAEAIRGLSDACMELGIPVTGGNVSLYNQTGTTPIHPSPVVAVLGKLDDVARRTPSGWREDGQAIYLLGTTAAELDGSEWANMRGHLGGLPPKVDLAAERALGEILINASRDGMVDSAHDLSEGGLAAALVESSLRYGVGARIALQDVLDRDGVDLFTALFSETQGRAIVGVPRSEEVRFKDMCTARGFAHVRIGVVDAASNKLEINGVDTMSLDALREAHEGTLPKYFG, encoded by the coding sequence GTGACCACGGAAACCACCAAGAAGTTCAACATCGACACCGTCGAGAACGCTGCCAAGACCCCGGACACCGAACTGCCGTGGGCCGAGCTGGGCCTGAAGCAGAACGAGTTCGACGAGGTGGTCAAGGTCCTGGGCCGCCGCCCCACCGGCGCCGAACTGGCCATGTACTCCGTCATGTGGAGCGAGCACTGCTCCTACAAGTCCTCCAAGAACCACCTGCGCCAGTTCGGCGACAAGGTGACCGAGGAGATGAAGAAGGACATGCTGGTGGGCATCGGCGAAAACGCCGGTGTGACCAACCTTGGGGACGGCTGGGCCGTGACCTTCAAGATCGAATCCCACAACTCGCCGTCGTTCGTGGAGCCCTATCAGGGTGCCGCCACCGGCATCGGCGGCATCGTCCGCGACATTATCTCCATGGGCGCCCGCCCGGTGGCGGTCATGGATCCGCTGCGTTTCGGCGCCATCGACCACCCGGACACCGCCCGCGTGATGCACGGTGCCGTTGCCGGCATCGGCGGCTACGGCAACTCCCTGGGCCTGCCGAACATCGGCGGCGAAATGGTGTTTGACTCCATCTACCAGGGCAACCCGCTGGTGAACGCGCTGGCCGTGGGCGTTATGCGCCACGAGGACATCCGCCTGGCCAACGCCTCCGGCAAGGGCAACAAGGTGGTCCTGTTCGGTGCCCGCACCGGCGGCGACGGCATTGGCGGCGCTTCGGTGCTGGCCTCGGAGTCCTTCGACGACACCAAGCCGTCCAAGCGCCCCGCAGTGCAGGTGGGCGACCCGTTCGCCGAGAAGGTCCTGATCGAGTGCTGCCTGGAGCTCTTCAAGGGCTCTCTGGTTGAAGGTATCCAGGACCTCGGCGCCGCGGGCATCTCCTGCGCCACGTCCGAGCTGGCCTCCAACGGCGACGGCGGCATGCAGGTTGAGCTGACCTCCGTCCTGCTGCGCGACCCCACGCTGACTCCGGGCGAAATCCTGATGTCCGAGTCGCAGGAACGCATGATGGCAGTGGTCACCCCGGAGAACATCAAAGCCTTCGAAGCCGTGATGGACAAGTGGGCTGTGGAGTACTCCTGGCTCGGCGAAGTCACAGACACCGGCCGCCTGATCATCACGTGGGACGGCGTAGTCATCGTGGACGTCGACCCGCGCACGGTTGCCCATGACGGCCCGGTCTACGACCGCCCGTACGCGCGCCCCTCGTGGCAGGACTCGGTCCAGGCCGATTCCTTCACCGGTTCCGTGCAGGACGCCGGCCGCCCCTCCGCACCCGCGGAACTGGCTGCCGCCGTTACGGAGCTCGTCGCCTCGCCGAACATGTGCTCCAAGGACTGGATCACGAACCAGTACGACCGCTACGTGGGCGGCAATACGGCCCTGGCGTTCCCTGACGATGCCGGCGTGGTCCGCGTGGATGAGGAAACCGGCCTGGGCGTGGCCCTGGCCACCGACGCCAACGGCCGTTACACCTACCTTGACCCGTACCATGGCGCGCAGCTTGCCCTGGCCGAGGCCTACCGCAACGTGGCCACCTCCGGTGCCGTGCCGATGGCCGTCAGCGACTGCCTGAACTTCGGCTCCCCCGAAGACCCTGACGTGATGTGGCAGCTCGCCGAAGCCATCCGCGGCCTGTCCGACGCCTGCATGGAACTGGGCATCCCGGTCACCGGCGGCAACGTCTCGCTGTACAACCAGACGGGCACCACCCCCATCCACCCCTCCCCCGTGGTGGCGGTACTGGGCAAGCTCGACGACGTTGCCCGCCGCACGCCGTCGGGCTGGCGCGAAGATGGCCAGGCCATCTACCTGCTGGGTACGACCGCGGCCGAGCTGGACGGTTCCGAATGGGCAAACATGCGCGGCCACCTCGGTGGACTTCCGCCCAAGGTTGACCTCGCCGCCGAACGCGCGCTGGGTGAAATCCTGATCAACGCCTCACGCGACGGCATGGTTGACTCGGCACACGACCTCTCCGAAGGCGGCCTCGCGGCAGCACTGGTGGAGTCCTCACTGCGCTACGGCGTGGGTGCCCGGATCGCCCTGCAGGACGTCCTGGACCGCGACGGCGTGGACCTGTTCACCGCGCTCTTCTCCGAGACCCAGGGCCGTGCAATTGTCGGCGTTCCCCGCTCCGAGGAAGTCCGGTTCAAGGACATGTGCACGGCGCGCGGCTTTGCCCACGTCCGGATCGGCGTGGTGGACGCGGCCAGCAACAAGCTGGAGATCAACGGCGTGGACACCATGTCCCTCGACGCCCTCCGCGAAGCCCACGAAGGGACGCTGCCGAAGTACTTCGGCTAA
- the purQ gene encoding phosphoribosylformylglycinamidine synthase subunit PurQ, which yields MTELPLIGEAVAVAAEPRLAGARIGVVTFPGTLDDRDAARAVRLAGGTAVPLWHADTALGDVDAVVIPGGFSYGDYLRAGAIARFAPLMSKIIDAANSDAKLPVLGICNGFQILTESHLLPGSMIKNDHLKFMCRDQVLRVENSNTAWTLDYEAGQEITVPLKNQDGQYIADEKVLDALEAEGRVVFRYVGFNPNGSRRDIAGISNAAGNVVGLMPHPEHAVEVGFGPESLDGIGGSDTDGLGFFTSVLNKIVGGAK from the coding sequence ATGACTGAACTTCCCTTGATCGGCGAGGCAGTCGCCGTCGCCGCCGAGCCCCGGCTCGCGGGTGCCCGCATAGGCGTTGTCACATTCCCCGGCACCCTTGACGACCGCGACGCCGCCCGTGCAGTCCGGCTTGCCGGTGGCACCGCAGTGCCGCTCTGGCACGCGGACACCGCCCTCGGTGACGTGGACGCCGTCGTGATTCCCGGCGGGTTCTCCTACGGTGATTACCTCCGCGCCGGCGCCATCGCCCGCTTCGCTCCGCTGATGTCCAAGATCATCGACGCCGCGAACTCCGACGCGAAGCTGCCCGTGCTGGGTATTTGCAACGGCTTCCAGATCCTGACCGAGTCGCACCTGCTGCCCGGTTCCATGATCAAGAACGACCACCTGAAGTTCATGTGCCGCGACCAGGTCCTCCGGGTGGAAAACAGCAACACCGCCTGGACCCTGGACTACGAGGCCGGCCAGGAAATCACTGTGCCGCTGAAGAACCAGGACGGCCAGTACATCGCCGACGAAAAGGTCCTGGACGCCCTCGAAGCCGAAGGCCGTGTTGTCTTCCGTTACGTGGGCTTCAACCCGAACGGTTCACGCCGCGACATCGCCGGCATCTCCAACGCCGCCGGCAACGTGGTGGGCCTAATGCCCCACCCGGAGCATGCGGTGGAAGTTGGCTTCGGCCCGGAGTCGCTGGACGGCATCGGCGGGTCCGATACCGACGGCCTGGGCTTCTTCACCTCCGTTTTGAACAAGATTGTGGGAGGCGCCAAGTGA